Below is a window of Longimicrobium sp. DNA.
CACGGTGGACGTCGTGGAACCTTCGGTGGACGGCTCCTCCGGCATCGGGCTGGGGTCGGCGACGAGGAGCGGCCCGTGGGCCTCGGTCGGATCGGTGCCGCCCCACTCCTGGCCGTCGCGGTCCCCGACGGAACCACCCGACCCCGCCGGCGGCGTCCGGAAGTGTTCTGGCGTGCAGTCTTCGCAGACGCCGACGGTGAGGTCCGCCAGCCCCCACAAAGTCGAGCCGCAGGACCGACAGGGTGTCGTGCACGGCTCGGGTGACCAACGGCCCTCGGCGCCCCGTGGCTCGCCTGGCGGGCGCGGGCCCATGCCGGACTCGTCGGCTTGCACCTCCTCGCTTCCACTGACTGGCAGCGACGTACGCCCGATCAGGTCGAGTGCTGCCTGTCGCTCTCGCTCCTCGGGGAAGACCGCCGCCAGATCCGCGTGGGTGTCGACAGCGAGGCCCCGCCGGCGCATCTCCTCGAGCTTGGTCTCGTACCACGTCGGGTTGTAACAGCGCCGGTGCCCGACCAGCGTGTCCGGGGCGCCGCAGCCGCACTCCGCGTCGTGCTCGCCCGCGGGCAGCATAGGGGAGTCCGCCGGCAGGTCCGCGGCGCAGTCGAGCGGCCAGGAGACCTCGAGCGCCACCCCGAGAACGATCTCCTTCACCTGTCGGTCCGAGAGGCCCTTGGGCTCGGTGATCGCCGCTTCCTCGCACGCCGCCGCCGCGCGCCCGAACAGGCGCGCCCTCGCTGCATCGTTCTTGAGCTTGGAGAGGAACGGCTTCACGTAGTTCTTGAGCGCCGTTCGGCTCCAGTCGCCGGCCTCGACGCCCGCCAGCCAGTAGTCGGGGAGCTTGAGCAGCCCCAGGTCGTTGGAGAGCGTGGACGGGGAGTCGTAGCCGAGGGCCGCGGCGATCTCCTCGCGGGTCTTGCCGGCCGCCTCGCCGAGCGCCACCTCGACGGCGTGCGCGCGGAGCTGCTCCACGTCGGAGAGCAGGAGTTTTTCGGTGCCGGTGACGCGCGCGTAGCGGAGCGCCTCCTCGTCCGTCCAGGTGCGGACCTCGCAGCGGAGCGTCGCGAGCCCGGCCGCTCGAGCCTCGCGCCAGCGGCGCTCGCCGTCCACGATCTCGACGTGCGGGCGGGACTCTTCCGACCACCGGAATGGCGGGCCGTACTCCGCCAGGTCGGCCGCCGAGACGTGGACCAGGAGCGGCTCCTGCTGGCCGTTCGCACGCAAGGAGTTCCTGAGCCTCGCCTGCTCCAGCTCGGGGAAGCGCTGGCGGGGATTCATCCGCTGGCCGGCGAAAGGGCCCTCCTGGAAGCGGTACGGGCCGCTGATCCAGTGGAGGGGGATCTCGGCGACCCCGAGAGAGGCGCCCTCCGGCGCCTGAGACCGGAGCCACGCCTTGAGCGAGAGACCGCTCGCGCGGAACGCGGCGTTCTCTTTATCGGTCAGGTGGACGCCTACCTTGGCTGCCATCGGCTTTCCTTGGGGAACGAGAGTACGGGCGCCTCGGTGAGCCACCGGAGGTTACGCCACGGCGAAGCGTACGGCGGCTTAGGAATCCAGCGTCCGTAGCCGCTCCGGCGGTGGCCGTGCCGCTTGCGGGCCCGGCGGGACTGGTTGCCGTGGTGAGGGTGGCGCATCGGTCAGAGCGTGGGGTCGTCGTCTTCGTCCCATCCGGCACCAGCCGGGAGGGCGGCGGGCTGGCGCTCCTCCTCCTGAACCTGGCGGGCGCGTTCAATGATGCGGCGCGCCGCGGCCAACTCGGGCACGTGGACCGGGAAGGGGTCGCCGCCGTAGTCGCGCAGCCTAGCCACCGCCTTGCGCGCGACCTCCTCCGTGCACGGGTGGACGGCGTAGATCGACTGCCCGCCGTGGTAAACCGTCTGCGCCGGGTGGCCCTCCACCTCCGGAATGTCCACCCGGCACATGGGCGTTCCGAACATCACTTCCTCGGTGACGTTGCCTCGCCGCCGGCGGGCTGGATCCAGAGCACGCGCCCGTCGGCGAGGTCGATGCTTCCCGGTCGGTGGCCGTGGCCGCAGCAAGACTGCGTGGTCAAGACTCCTGCATCGTTCAGCGCCTTCACGATCGGTGCGATTCGAATCGAACGGTCGGCCCGCGCGCGGTGTCACACGCGGACCGCCGTCTCGTTTGCCGGCGCTCCCATCGCCGGTGCGGGCTCCCCCCGCTGCGCGCTGTCGGCCTGGTGCCGATGCCCCGATGGGCAGGAAGCGCGGTGCTTCGAATCGGCGGAGCCGCCGGGCCGGGAGTCTGCGCGGCCATGGGCACGGCGCAGGACCGGGGCTCCGGACGCAGCCCACGAGGGCCGCGTAGAGGGGGAGCAGGACGAAGACCCAGGACACGTCCGCTCAACCCCTGGGGCGTCGCGCGAGGCCGGCGAGCTGCCTGCGCTCCAGCCAGTCCACGGCGACACCGCCGAAGTAGAGCACCAGCATCAGCGCCACGAACAGGCCGACCAGGAAGGCGGCGAAGCGCACATCCACCGGGACGACGTCGCTGCACCGGCGGAGCGGCGTCACGGGACCAACTCCCGCGCGGGAGGCTTGCGCTTGTGCCCCCGCCGCGCGCGCGGAACCTTGACACCCAGGTCCAGCTGGCGGCGCCGGAGCGAATCGCGGAGCTCCGCCTGGAGATCGACGGGCGGCGGGGGAGGCGGCGCGGGCCACACGCGGAGCGGGACGGCCGGGGGCTCGCCCGGCGGGTCGTCCGGAACGGGCGTCGGCGTAGCGTCGCGCTGGTTGGCACGCCGGATCGCCGCGAAGACGCCCGACGACGAGAGGCCGAACGCTTCCGCCGCGCGGCGTTGGCCGGCCTCGTCCTTCGGCTGGGCGAGCTGGTCCCAGTCGATGCCGCCGCGGGGCGGGCGCGCGGGCTTAGCGCCGGGAAGGTCCTCGTACATGCGCTTCATGCCGCCACCCGCGCGTTATCAGGGCGGGGCATGCACGGGTAAAGAGGCGGATCGCCCCCCGACTCCACCTCCAGCGCGGGCGCGTCTGCGTACGGTCGGTCGGGGTACTCCGCCATTCCCGCCACGAAAGCGCGCCACCCGGCGCCGCGCCCTGCGTCGAAGCGTATGATGTGGCGCTCGCGCTCCTCGGCTATGGCGAGCTGACTGGGCTTGAGGTGCTTAACGAGATGACGAACCAACTGTCGGTTCACGACCAGACCGCCGACGCGCCCCGGCTCGCGGCCTGATGCGGTGATGGGGCCGATCGCGGCGAGCCAGCGCCTGAGACGCTTCCGGTCCGCCGTCCCCACATGCGACCAGATCCACTGGTGGTCGGCGAGCCGCAGGAACTTCGAGACCTCCTGCTCCGCGAGCGGCTCCCCGCAAGCGCCCCACGCTTCCACCAGCACGACCGATCCCCCGATCACCAACGAAGGGTTCTCGGGCCTGGACGCTGCGGGGAAAACTGTGGATCCGATGTATGGTAGGCTCTGCTCGAACCACGCGTCGAGACGCTCGCGAAGGCTGGTATCAACGGGCTTCATGCGCTCGCCTCCAGGAGCAGTATATGCAGGCGTCAGGCATGGGGGGACTCCTCGCGCGGCGTGCGCGCCATGTAGACGCCCATGCCGGTGTCGTCCCACACGTACGCGGCGAGATGGGGCGGCAACGTCGCACGCCAGTAGGCCGAAGGCGGGAGGACAGGTCCGCCGTCCAACTGCTGCGGGCGCCAGCACCACGCCCAGTCCACGGCCGCCGCCAGCTGTGCCGCCGTCCATCACTGCACCTCGCGGACGGGGAGCAGCAGTCCGGACGCGGCCAGCATGTCGCGCACGCCGCGGGCGGAGAGCGAGCCCTCGCTGATCGTGGAGCCGCAGTTGGGCGCCATGCAGGTGAACCAGGCGAGGCCGGCCAGGAACACGTCCGCCGCCGCGGTGGGCGCCGCGCCGATCCACTCCGGCTCAGCGGCGGGGGCGAAGGGGCCGGCGTGGGCGCCGTGGTCGCACGGGCAGAGGCCCGCCAGGCGCTCCATCTGCCAGGGGACGGCCGGGGTGGGGGCGTTCACGTCTCACCTCGGTGCTTTCGACGCTCCCAGATTCCCTCGATCTCCGCACGGGCCAACCGGGCCGCTTCACGTACTGCTTCACGGCGGGAAGGGTTGAAGGCGGTCCGCTCCCGCTCCACGAGCCAGCGGTCCAGCGCGGCGAGGGCTGCGTCCCGGGTTTCGTACTCGCGGTCGAGCTTGAGCGCGAATTCGAACGCGAGTAACTCGGCCACCTCCGTTAGCGGGGGGGGCGACTCCGGTTTCTTGCCACGCCTGGTCACGACTCACCCCCAGTGTCCGCGTGCCAGCCGCACCAGCCCTCATCCCACGCGTGCCAGAGGAGCGGGGCCGTGGAGTAGTCGTAGCGGTTGCAGTCGCGCGGGAGACCCGCCGAGGCAGCCTTGCCGCCGTCCACGCAGGCGGCGTCCTGGGCGGGATCGCCGAAGAAGCAGGGCGGCGTTACGGCCGCGAGCGCGCGGAGCGCCGGGCCGCAGTTTGTCCCAACCTTGTCCAACGTCGCGGCGACTTCGGGACGGGGCTGGACAGGCGGCGAGGGGGGCGTTACCGTCAGGGTCCCGCTCGAAGGCTCGCGCGTGGTCATACGACCACCTCCGCGGGATCACCCGAGAACAGCGCCAGGTACTCCGGTTCGAGGAGCCCGTCCTTCACGCGCTGCTCGTTGAGCTTGCGCACGCTCGCGAACGTGTAGAGGCGGCCCCGTCGCTTGAGCTCGCCCGCGCGGCGGAGCCTGCGCAGGCTGCTGTCGTCCTTGAGGCCCAGCAGCTCCAGAGTCCGATCAGTGCGGAAGCCGCCGGCCTGCCGCTCGAACTCTGTTACCTTCTCCACGTCAGGAAGCTTGCTCGCCATCGCCTGAGTCCTATCTTGCGCCCCTAGTTTGCCCGGTTCGCGCCCGGTTCTTGACCGCTGCCCGACCGGTGACTACCATACTAATGCACTGGGTACATGAAGTCAAGTACCTAGTGCATCTAT
It encodes the following:
- a CDS encoding ParB N-terminal domain-containing protein, encoding MAAKVGVHLTDKENAAFRASGLSLKAWLRSQAPEGASLGVAEIPLHWISGPYRFQEGPFAGQRMNPRQRFPELEQARLRNSLRANGQQEPLLVHVSAADLAEYGPPFRWSEESRPHVEIVDGERRWREARAAGLATLRCEVRTWTDEEALRYARVTGTEKLLLSDVEQLRAHAVEVALGEAAGKTREEIAAALGYDSPSTLSNDLGLLKLPDYWLAGVEAGDWSRTALKNYVKPFLSKLKNDAARARLFGRAAAACEEAAITEPKGLSDRQVKEIVLGVALEVSWPLDCAADLPADSPMLPAGEHDAECGCGAPDTLVGHRRCYNPTWYETKLEEMRRRGLAVDTHADLAAVFPEERERQAALDLIGRTSLPVSGSEEVQADESGMGPRPPGEPRGAEGRWSPEPCTTPCRSCGSTLWGLADLTVGVCEDCTPEHFRTPPAGSGGSVGDRDGQEWGGTDPTEAHGPLLVADPSPMPEEPSTEGSTTSTVSSGSTADPSMASGATSATSSPPQAGGSSSAPASRSAPGPAEAAVAPSGIARAIVRGTATLGEIRAWFHPEAPATPAHVVVLNEALRTTLRLLQEVGAPASAVPGSGWEGRHGAQDPPAQPAKNPPARRDAAAAEVDRLPANIRDAFAHAQQPDMSAEDKAHALRVLSRHCELGWAFLNANQEGGADLSALADALDQADVLLRGEVAGA